TTCGCCCCATATTCTCGAGTGTGGCAAGAAGCTCCTGCTCTTGTCCTTCGTGTTCGAGCCACGCAAGCGCTTGCTGTGTGTAGTCGAGAGCGGTTTCGTAATGTCCGAGGCGGTAGTAAACGCTTGCGATGTTGTTGACCGTCACCGCGATGCTGACGGGTGCTTTTCCATGCTGCTCTTTGATGTCGAGCGCTTTGAGGTAGTGCTCGAGTGCTAAGTCGAGCTGTCCGAGCTCTTGGTAAATAGACGCAATATTCGAGTGCAGTGCAGCCAGTGGCTGTACGATGTTGCTTTGCTCGCACAGCGAGAGGGCATTGTGCAGATGCAGGAGTGCTTTATCGAAGCGGGAAAGTTTGAAGTAAAGCCCAGCCAGTGTCGAGGCCACATGGATGGCATCGTCACGGTTTCCGAGTTGAGCATAGCTGGTCAGCGCATCTTCGAGTTGCTCGACGGCGCGCTCGAACTCTGCATTTGCGGCAGCAGCGTATCCGAGGACCGCCTTCGATTCAGCGATGGCTTTGGCAAAGGAATGCTGCTCGGCAAGTTCCAGGGCGCGGTGTGCGTAGGCAATCGCCTGCTGAGGGTGTTGCGATTGCAGCTGACGCGCACGCGCAATGAGCAGCTCGATACGAGTGGCATCATCGGGTGCACGCTCGAGCAACGACGCAAGAGTCGGATCGGCCGCAATATCACGGTCCGACGTCAACGCCTCCATGAGCGATATTCCGCAAGCGGTTTGCAACTGAGGTGGCACATTCTTGCTGCAATGAATGCGCCGGCTGGACAGTGCAAAGATAGTGTCAGAGGCTATGCCGAGGCAAAGGATTTTTTTTTACGCTGATGGTGTCACCAACAGCTGTTCGGCGAGCTGTTTACTCAGGTGCTGCTGTCGCCTCCCAATCTGGAGCACCACTGTACCATCGTAGGGCAATCGCGCACGCAGTTCAACGACTTGACCTAATGCAAGCTTCACGTGCGCGAGTTGAGCCAGTACAGTTTCGTGTGTGCTCTTGAGTCCGACGATTTGGTAACGACCCGGCGGTTGCTCTGCCAGGGTCTGCTTCGACTGCGGAGGAAGGGTTCCATCACGCTGAGGAATTGGGTCGCCATGCGGATCGTAGGTCGGAAATCCCAGAAATGCATCGAGCCGGTCCGCAAGGTCAGGGATGTTGATGTGCTCGAGTTCCTCGGCGATGCGGTGAACTTCGTCCCAGCGGTACCCGAGCTTGGTTGTGAGAAATAGCTCCCACAGGCGATGTCGCCGGACGACGTCGAGTGCCAAGGTGCGGCCTTTCGCCGTCAGTCTCACCCCAGAATTCCGGTGATAGGTAGCAAGGTTGGCAGCGGCCAACTTGCGCACCATTGCCAGAGTTGATGCGGGACTAACATCCAAATGCGATGCCAGCCGCTGGAGTGTGACTTTCCCTTCCGACGCTAAGTGCCAGATGGCTTTCAGGTAATTCTCCTGGGAGAGTGTCGGCATGACACGGCGTGTCGGGGTTTACGTTGCAAAGCAAAAATAGCCGTGGACGAGCGTTGCCGTATTTTAGCCCTGACTAATTGCAACTATTAGTGTAGGCAAATATGGCATTCTCAATCTGTGTCGTAGCTGGAATGATTTTACTTTCCACTGCATGTCTTGGAACCTCACATGATTCGGAGGATAGTAGCGCTAACCACCCGAGTTACAATGTGCATGAAATCATCGTTACAGCAGAACGGTCCCCGATCGAGCGCTCCCAGTCGCCGTCGATGGTAAGTGTCCTCTCCAAGCAATTATTCCGTCGTCTTGGGATGCCGTCGGTTGGTTCGACCCTCTGTTACGTTCCTGGCGTGCGGACAGAAATCAACTGCCAGACGTGTAACTATTCGCAAGTACGGTTGAACGGTTTGGCTGGTGCGTACACGCAGATTCTTGTCAATGGACGTCCGATTGTATCTCCCCTTGTTTCGCTCTACGGATTGGATCAATTCCCGACGGCGATGCTCGAACGGATCGAAGTGGTGCGTGGGGCAGCATCGGTACTCTATGGCTCATCAGCGATTGCGGGAGTGATCAATCTTGTAACGCGGGATACATGGGAACAAGGTGGTTTTGTCACATCGAATCTGAATCTCATCGGTAGTGCCACAGTGGAACTCGCGACAAATGCAACTGTCATGCATCGCAGTGGCCAAGAGAATGCGTTCGCATTGACCGCACACTATCGCACTCGCGGAGGATATGATGCCAATGGTGATGGCTACACTGAACTTGCTCGACTTCGGAATGTTGCAATTGGTGCAAACGCTTCATTTGGACTTGGCAACGGCAGGGTCTATACCAGCCTTGCGTTCATCAACGAAGAACGGCGTGGAGGCAATCTCCTCGATCAGCCCCCAGACCGTGCCGATCAAGCGGAATATCGCCTGCACGACATTCTGTTTTTCACAGCGAGCTACACTGCGCACGTCGGCCAGCATCGCTGGGAACTCTACGCTGCAACCAATGCAACAACGAGGGTCCACTATACCGGCGTAGACCATGCAGATGGTTGGGGACGAACTCGGAGCATGTATGGAATTGTCGGTTGGCAAGGGACGTTTCACCTGCCACTTCGCACGACAATTGGAGCGGAGTATCAATTCGATCGTACCAGTGATGCGATCGAAGCGTACGGGTACAAGATTGATCAGCAGCTTGGGCAGGGAGGGATATTTGCGCAAGTCAATGAGGAAATCCTGCCGCGTGTTTCTGCAGTCAGTGGACTTCGCCTGGCTTGGCACGATGCGATCCGTGGAGCAGTGCTCCTCTGGCGGGCTGGACTTCTCTGGCGCCCGTCGGAACGGTGGGAGTTCCGTCTCAACTACGGTGAAGGGTTCCGTGCTCCGCAAGCCTTCGAAACCGATATGCACATTGCCTTCGCAAGCGGAGGCGTCTCGCTGATCCGTCTCGATCCACAACTCCGAAAAGAATCGGCGCAGAGCCTATCCCTTTCGATGACACATCGCTTCCAAGGAGATGGGTACATCGCCGAGCTGAGCTTCGATGGCTTCGGCACGTCTCTGCGCGATCCATTCGTGCTAACCGACGATGGCCTCGATTCGATCGGCAATCGCATTCTGCTACGTACCAATGGCTCTGGCGCTCGCGTAGTCGGCGTAAGCTGCGAGGGGCAACTCGAATGGAACAACCTCGAGTTGGTGGTAACGTTCACGCTGCAGCGTTCTTGGTACGATCAGCCTGTCGCGTGGTCCAAGCAGATGCCACCGGAACCCCGCTTCCTGCGCACACCGGACCTGTATGGCTCGGCAATGTTGCGTATCCCAATTGGTGACCAGTGGGAATGCCTGGCGTCAGCAGTGCTGACTGGTGCGATGTTCGTTCCACACATGGCAGCCAATGGTGACCGACTTGTGCGAACACCATCAATGCTTGATTGCAGTGCCAGTGTCCGGTATCGTCTGGGAGCATTGCTCCAAGGCAACAGCGCTCTCACGCTCGGCGCGCGAATTAGCAACATGTTCAATGCATACCAGCGGGACTTCGACCGCGGCCGCTACCGCGATAGCAATTACGTCTGGGGGCCCCCGCAGCCGCGCACGGTTGGTGTGGAGCTGCAGTGGTCGTTCTAATGTGCGTCGCTAAATTTGCCTCGTGACTACTCTTCGCCGGAGCACCGATGGAGCAGCAGCATGCGTTCCGCTCTCGATTTTT
This DNA window, taken from Armatimonadota bacterium, encodes the following:
- the sirR gene encoding iron-dependent repressor — its product is MPTLSQENYLKAIWHLASEGKVTLQRLASHLDVSPASTLAMVRKLAAANLATYHRNSGVRLTAKGRTLALDVVRRHRLWELFLTTKLGYRWDEVHRIAEELEHINIPDLADRLDAFLGFPTYDPHGDPIPQRDGTLPPQSKQTLAEQPPGRYQIVGLKSTHETVLAQLAHVKLALGQVVELRARLPYDGTVVLQIGRRQQHLSKQLAEQLLVTPSA
- a CDS encoding TonB-dependent receptor, with translation MAFSICVVAGMILLSTACLGTSHDSEDSSANHPSYNVHEIIVTAERSPIERSQSPSMVSVLSKQLFRRLGMPSVGSTLCYVPGVRTEINCQTCNYSQVRLNGLAGAYTQILVNGRPIVSPLVSLYGLDQFPTAMLERIEVVRGAASVLYGSSAIAGVINLVTRDTWEQGGFVTSNLNLIGSATVELATNATVMHRSGQENAFALTAHYRTRGGYDANGDGYTELARLRNVAIGANASFGLGNGRVYTSLAFINEERRGGNLLDQPPDRADQAEYRLHDILFFTASYTAHVGQHRWELYAATNATTRVHYTGVDHADGWGRTRSMYGIVGWQGTFHLPLRTTIGAEYQFDRTSDAIEAYGYKIDQQLGQGGIFAQVNEEILPRVSAVSGLRLAWHDAIRGAVLLWRAGLLWRPSERWEFRLNYGEGFRAPQAFETDMHIAFASGGVSLIRLDPQLRKESAQSLSLSMTHRFQGDGYIAELSFDGFGTSLRDPFVLTDDGLDSIGNRILLRTNGSGARVVGVSCEGQLEWNNLELVVTFTLQRSWYDQPVAWSKQMPPEPRFLRTPDLYGSAMLRIPIGDQWECLASAVLTGAMFVPHMAANGDRLVRTPSMLDCSASVRYRLGALLQGNSALTLGARISNMFNAYQRDFDRGRYRDSNYVWGPPQPRTVGVELQWSF